GCACTTTAATATCGCGCAAAGCAATGCCATCTTCCGCGAAGCGGATGCGGTCGGCGAAGGTGTAAGTGGTACCTAGGTAATTGAACGTGAGCCGGCCCGCTGTGACGTCTACATTCCCAACCAAATTCGGGGCTGAGAGCGGTCCGTACAGGTGGAGCATGCCCACGGCGGTGCCGCTCATGTCGCGGAACAGCGTGCGAAGCAACGGCTCTGCTAGCTTGATAGGAGCGTTGTCGAGCATGGCCGTCAGGTCGAGCGGGGCAGCTAGGCCGGGCGCGTAGAAACCCGTGACGCGCACCACGCGCTGCGCATCCCGCAGCACGTCAAGGTCTACCAGCAGGCGGTTGTTAGGTGTATCCCAGTCGCCCTTTCCCGTCACATTACCAATGAGAACATCATCAAACTTCAGCGAATCAACGCTCAGCGTATTATTAATCTCGAGCGTGTTGTAAATGCCGCTAACGGTGCCGTTCGCGTTTACCCGACCCTTGATGTTTTGGGTTGTAAGGGCGCTGAGCGTGGCTAGCTGAAAATCCTTCACGGTTAGCTGCAACTGCTTGGCAGGATCGGTCGAAATGAAGCCCTGGGCGCTCACACTTTGCGGTCCGTTGCTGATCGTCAGGTTTTTGATGTCGAGTTCTTTGCCCTTGCCCGAGATAACCACCGAGTTGTTGGGGGCGATAGTCCAGTGCTTATTTAGCAAGTCTAAACCTGACTCACGAAACACTACCTGAACGGCATTAGGCAAAAACGACAACGCCCCGTTGATGCTCGCTTTGTTGGCAGTACCGGTTTGAGCGAGGGAAGTAGAGAAGTTAATTCGCTCCTGGTCCCACACGCCTTCCACGTAAAAGCGCTCCGTGTTGCCTAGGCCCGGAATCACTTGCCGCTCAGAAGTAATGTTGGCTTGTGCCAGCACTTCGGGCTGGTTGGGCAGCTTCGAGGTGGTGAATTCGAACTCGTTGTTAACGGCCCGAATGCTGTCGTATTGAATGTTCTCAATGTGCCCACCCAGTGAGAAGATGGAAGTGGGAGCGTTGCGGAAAGAGCCGTCGATGTGGGTGAAATCGGAAATGCTGAGCTGCGGCATAAACAGATGCAGTACCGGATTGAAGCGCTTCAGATCAAGGTCGAGGTCAATCTGATATTCCGAAATAGCTTGCTGGCGCTTCCGCCGGTAATACTTAGCTATAGCCGCGTCATCGCTCTCGAAGTTAAGTTGGTACTCCGTTATCAGCGTTTGTACGTCTCGGATGACATTGGTGAGCCGGTAGTTGCCCGCCGCGTTTAGATTCAGAGCTTCTGAGCGTACCGTAAGCTGGCGCTGGTCGCCGGTGCGCTGGCTAACTACGTCGAACGTGTCGATAGGCACGGTACGGCCCTGGAAGCCTAACTCAGAATTGCGCAGCTGAACACGGCCCAGCAGCTCGTCGAGTTGTAATCCTGTGAAGTGCAAATCGGCGGTAGTAGCCACCGTGACGTGCTGATCCACCAGCCCCAAGGCGTGCAAATCGGCGCGGCGCACCTGGGCGCGCACGTCAAACGCTTGGTGCTTCTTGTTCAGGTCAACGCTGCCATCAGCGGTTACCTGCAAGCTAGGGTCATTGACGGAAAGCTTGCCCGCAAACGCCTGCTGCCGAAACTTGCCGTTGGTGCTCACGTTGTGGTAGCGGTAGCCGTTCAGCCAAATACTCTGCACCGTGGCGTTGGCCGTAAGGCGCGCGCCTTCGGGCGTGAAGCCCACGCCTTCTACCCGGCCGTTCATGGTGATGTCGCGAATCACATCTTCCTGACCTAGGAGCCGGCCTAGCTGAAACGCTTTGGTGGTTACCTGTCCTTCGTAGGTGGAGAAGCGCGGATCCGTTTTGAACTTGATGTTCACGTCCGACTTTACGTCGCCCAGCGCCGTGTTGAACTTGCCATTAGCAACGAAGTCGTTGTAGAAACCGAGGAATTGCCCTTGGAAACGCACCGTCCCCAAGCGTTGCACGTAAGGCCACCCCGACGCCGGAATGTAGCGGCGAATATCGCGCCCGTCGATTACCGAGGGTTGTAGCTGCATCTGCACGAAGCTAGCTTGCAAGTTGGGCAAGCCTTCTACGTTGATGTTGCCCACCACGTGCGTGTTCTTGCCATACCGCACGTCCAGGTTTTTCGTCGTGAAATTCTTCACAATGCCCTTGGCTTCGCCCGAAATCAGTACCGTCTCGTTCCAGTCTTCTACCTGTGGCGCAAACTTGGCAATGTCGTCGGAGTAGATCCGCGATGGACCTAGGTTGGCCACCACGCGCACCGAGTCGTTGAAGTCCGTGAAATTGAGAAAGTGCTTGTACTCGAAGCGGAGATAGTTGAGCAGCTGGCTGTTCTGTACTCGTAGGTTCAGGCCCTTGAACTCCCAAAATTTGCCCGCGTACGTCATGTCAGCCGTTAGCTCACGCAAGCGCGTTTGCGAGGGAATATCAATGGCGCGCAAGCCATTGACTAGGGCATGAATAGTATCACCCTTCAACCACAGCTGCGAAGCATCAGCGTACACACTATCGATGTACATGTGCGCGTAGTCCATGGCTTTGCCGTAGGTAGGCGCTTTGGGTTCGTCCTGCCGATCGAGCACAAAGCGGGCGTTGCGCAGGCCGATGCCTTCGATCTGAAAGTCGAACGGCTTGCTAGCTTTCTTCGTGGCGTCGGCGGGCCCAAGCAAGCGCTTCACGGCGCCAATAAACTCATCTAAGTTGGTTGAGTCGGGCTGACTGGCGTACGTCACCAAGTCGAAGCGGGGCTCCACCAGCGTCAGCTTGCCCACGTGCAAGTGGCTAGGATCGAAGATGGAGAAGAGCTTGATATCGGCGTCGGCGCGGCCGATGTTAAACAGTTCGTTGCCGCGTCGGTCGAGCACGCGCACACCTTCCAGCAGCACGCGCGTAAACGGCCGAATGTCAACCCGTGTCACAATGACTTGGTGCTTCAGCTTGTCGGTCAGGATAGCCGCTGCTTCGTGGGCTATTTTCGTCTGTACGCTAGGTATCCGTAATGCCAACAACGCCCCACCTATTGCAAGCAACACGAGCACCAACATGGTGAAGAGTACTCGGAGCGTGATGGAGATAAAACGAGGCACGGGCGGCAGAAAGTCAGGAATATAGTTACAAAGATGCGGACTTGTACGCAACCACAACGGTTTAGGCCGCGCCAAACCTGCGTGTATCCTAAACCTTAATTAGCGGCCGCATTGTTCAGATAGCAAAAGCAGGGGTTAGTTTACGACCTTTGCAAAAAAATAAGGTTGTAAATCAGTGGTTCGCGTTAGGCTTTGCAGGCTTTGTCAGCGTATTCACCGACAAAGGAACGCAAGGAGTACCTGGCAGACAGCTAACAACCAGTAATTAATAGCTTTTACCAAACGAATGTCTTCTCCAATTATTCTGGCAATCGAGTCGTCGTGCGATGATACCTCGGCCGCGGTGATGGTCGGGGGCGAAATCCGCGCTAACGTGGTGGCTACCCAACAGGTGCACGAGCAGTACGGGGGCGTAGTGCCCGAGTTAGCTTCGCGTGCTCATCAACAGCACCTGATTCCGGTGGTGCAGGAAGCCATGCGCCGCGCGAAGGTGTCGAAAGAAGAAATTGATGCCGTTGCTTTTACCCAGGGCCCTGGGTTGCTTGGTTCCTTGCTAGTGGGAGGCATGTTTGCCAAAACGTTTGCCTTGGCGCTGGGTAAGCCGCTGGTCGCCGTGAATCATATGCGGGCGCACATTTTGGCCCACTTTATCAAAGATCCTAAACCTAGCTTTCCGTTTCTGTGCCTCACGGTAAGTGGCGGCCATACCCAACTGGTGGTGGTGCGCAGCCCCATGCAAATGGAAATCATTGGGCAAACCATTGATGATGCCGCCGGTGAGGCCTTCGACAAAACGGCGAAGTTGCTCGGCCTGCCGTACCCCGGCGGTCCGCACCTCGATAAGCTAGCCCGCACAGGTAATCCGCTGCGCTTTCCTTTCCCGGTAGGGGCCATGGCGGGCTACGATTTCTCGTTCAGCGGCCTCAAAACAGCGGTGCTTTACTTTCTGCGCCAACAGACAGCCCAAGACGCAGCGTTCATCCAGAACAACCTAGCCGACCTCTGCGCCAGCATTCAGCACACCATCATCCAAACGCTACTGCGCCAGCTGACCCGGGCCGCCACCGATCAGGGGCTCACGCAGGTAGCGCTAGCAGGTGGCGTCGCCGCCAACTCGGGGCTGCGGGCTGCCTTACAGGACCTAGCAGTGGAAAAAGGATGGCAGGTGTTTATCCCTGACTTCGAATTTTGCACCGATAATGCGGCTATGGTGGCCATAACGGGCCATTTTCAATACGAAGCCGGCGATTTTGCCAGCCAACTCGTAAGCCCTGATCCACGCTTGAAATTAACCTAGCTTTCTGAAGCATTGAGTAGTAAAGATTGAGCGTTGAGATTACTGACGAAGGATTCTGACAGGAACTAGTCAACACTCAACCTTTACCACTCAACATTCAACACTTCAATCTGAAGAATGGCAAAAGATACTGCTCCCAAAAAAGTAAATATTCTCAACCGTCGGGCTAGCCACGAGTATGCTTTCTTGGCTAAATACGATGCAGGCATCATGCTGCAAGGCACTGAAATTAAAAGCATTCGGGACGGCAACGTCAACATGCAAGATGGTTTCTGCCTCTTTCATACTGATGGTAGTTTGTGGGTGCACAATCTTACCATTGCCAAGTACACCGAAGGAACCTACAACAACCACGAGCCCATGCGTGAGCGAAAACTGCTGCTCACCAAGCGCGAGCTGAAGCAGTTAGCTGGCAAGAACCAGGAGCAAGGTCTCACGATTGTGCCGCTGCGTATGTTCGTCAACGACCGCGGTTTTGCGAAATTGGAAATTGCCCTGGCCAAAGGCAAAAAGCTCTACGACAAGCGCGAAGACCTCAAAGCTAAAGATCAGAAGCGCGAAATGGACCGCGCCCGCGACTACTAAGCGTGCCTGAGTAGCTGAGTAATTGAGTACTATTGTTCAACTGACCTAGGCTCTACTCAGCCACTCGATGGTTTCCTTGAAATTACGCCGTTACTTATTTACCTATTTACTCTTTTGGAACACGGAATCTGCGCGTTGAGCGCTGTGCCAGTACGTGCTGAGCCGACCGACCGGGCCGAGCAAGTAACGGAGCTAGCTTTCGGTGAATGCTACAGTATTTTGCTCACTCAAGGCAATTGGTACCAAATTCGGGTGGCAGCCGATCAGTACGTAGGCTGGATATTCTACAATCAGCACCAGCCCGTCACGCCTAGCTATTTCGCCGCTTGGCAGGCCCAAGATCATCCGCGCAGCCTCGACTTGGTACAGATGGTGAGCGACGCTGCCGTGCGCATTCCCGTGACCCTAGGAGCGCGCTTGCCTTTTTTCGACGGT
This Hymenobacter sp. GOD-10R DNA region includes the following protein-coding sequences:
- a CDS encoding translocation/assembly module TamB domain-containing protein, with the protein product MPRFISITLRVLFTMLVLVLLAIGGALLALRIPSVQTKIAHEAAAILTDKLKHQVIVTRVDIRPFTRVLLEGVRVLDRRGNELFNIGRADADIKLFSIFDPSHLHVGKLTLVEPRFDLVTYASQPDSTNLDEFIGAVKRLLGPADATKKASKPFDFQIEGIGLRNARFVLDRQDEPKAPTYGKAMDYAHMYIDSVYADASQLWLKGDTIHALVNGLRAIDIPSQTRLRELTADMTYAGKFWEFKGLNLRVQNSQLLNYLRFEYKHFLNFTDFNDSVRVVANLGPSRIYSDDIAKFAPQVEDWNETVLISGEAKGIVKNFTTKNLDVRYGKNTHVVGNINVEGLPNLQASFVQMQLQPSVIDGRDIRRYIPASGWPYVQRLGTVRFQGQFLGFYNDFVANGKFNTALGDVKSDVNIKFKTDPRFSTYEGQVTTKAFQLGRLLGQEDVIRDITMNGRVEGVGFTPEGARLTANATVQSIWLNGYRYHNVSTNGKFRQQAFAGKLSVNDPSLQVTADGSVDLNKKHQAFDVRAQVRRADLHALGLVDQHVTVATTADLHFTGLQLDELLGRVQLRNSELGFQGRTVPIDTFDVVSQRTGDQRQLTVRSEALNLNAAGNYRLTNVIRDVQTLITEYQLNFESDDAAIAKYYRRKRQQAISEYQIDLDLDLKRFNPVLHLFMPQLSISDFTHIDGSFRNAPTSIFSLGGHIENIQYDSIRAVNNEFEFTTSKLPNQPEVLAQANITSERQVIPGLGNTERFYVEGVWDQERINFSTSLAQTGTANKASINGALSFLPNAVQVVFRESGLDLLNKHWTIAPNNSVVISGKGKELDIKNLTISNGPQSVSAQGFISTDPAKQLQLTVKDFQLATLSALTTQNIKGRVNANGTVSGIYNTLEINNTLSVDSLKFDDVLIGNVTGKGDWDTPNNRLLVDLDVLRDAQRVVRVTGFYAPGLAAPLDLTAMLDNAPIKLAEPLLRTLFRDMSGTAVGMLHLYGPLSAPNLVGNVDVTAGRLTFNYLGTTYTFADRIRFAEDGIALRDIKVRDVFGNLGSVDGNIYYKGFQDMRLDLRGSFRKLQVLNTTRRDNDLYFGQAFATGDATVRGPADNLFIRVNAKSEAGTRLSLPLDNAAKAQQASYIRFVNHNIHDTTTTVKVPVAAAQKVDLSGIRLNMNLDVTPDAYMEILLDESTGDIIRGTAVGQLRLNIDTRGDFNMFGQVEIVRGAYNFTLQGLVNKEFVVRPGGLITWNGDPLAGEMNVTATYTQRTSLAPLFQGSTNGTGTSNGAVVPVTAVMNLTGPLLLPTIKLGLEFNDAPSTLEGDLVAFTSALRNDEQELNRQVFSLLVFKQLSPQGQFTQLSLQGQDNKLQNSLGQIVSSQLGLLTSQIDENLEIDFNINGLTAEQLQALQVRLSYSFMNGRLRVTREGGFSSSSNTSGTLGPTTNTSTQASLLGDLSLEYYLQADGKFRAKLRYETTPRDLETINQPRAGLSLLNTQQFDSFQELFARKRLRRREAARRRAREVLNIDDDPRTIM
- the tsaD gene encoding tRNA (adenosine(37)-N6)-threonylcarbamoyltransferase complex transferase subunit TsaD gives rise to the protein MSSPIILAIESSCDDTSAAVMVGGEIRANVVATQQVHEQYGGVVPELASRAHQQHLIPVVQEAMRRAKVSKEEIDAVAFTQGPGLLGSLLVGGMFAKTFALALGKPLVAVNHMRAHILAHFIKDPKPSFPFLCLTVSGGHTQLVVVRSPMQMEIIGQTIDDAAGEAFDKTAKLLGLPYPGGPHLDKLARTGNPLRFPFPVGAMAGYDFSFSGLKTAVLYFLRQQTAQDAAFIQNNLADLCASIQHTIIQTLLRQLTRAATDQGLTQVALAGGVAANSGLRAALQDLAVEKGWQVFIPDFEFCTDNAAMVAITGHFQYEAGDFASQLVSPDPRLKLT
- the smpB gene encoding SsrA-binding protein SmpB, producing MAKDTAPKKVNILNRRASHEYAFLAKYDAGIMLQGTEIKSIRDGNVNMQDGFCLFHTDGSLWVHNLTIAKYTEGTYNNHEPMRERKLLLTKRELKQLAGKNQEQGLTIVPLRMFVNDRGFAKLEIALAKGKKLYDKREDLKAKDQKREMDRARDY